A single Acidobacteriota bacterium DNA region contains:
- a CDS encoding undecaprenyl-phosphate glucose phosphotransferase, translated as MIVKRHQPLNFFFLVSDAISIIISFILAYFVRFFTFLPAPKGIPEFGYYLNSIFLFLFIHIIVFHFQRFYKIKLKRPRSEDLFTIFINIIITNLVALGFLSYLRSYRLTKFEISHLFLLVYAVLGFFFIFISRGFVWNTIRAAYRKNYKRNTLVIGAGETGQMIAEKIKKYEDLGYKFVGFVDDEKGGEDILGKTNQLSKIVKEMNIKEIFIALPLHLYDKFIDIIKIANENIVELRLVPDMLQYLTLKTGIDKFEGIPVINLMDIPLMGWKSVLKRIIDIIISFVCLIILIPVFLLTALLIKLTSKGKIIYKQERVGLDGKQFKIYKFRTMIEDAERQTGPVWAADDDPRITPIGKILRKLSIDEFPQLYNVLKGDMSLVGPRPERPYFVESFKKYFPHYMLRHKVKSGMTGWAQAHGLRGNTPLDKRLEYDLYYIENWSLMLDFKILWMTFWKGFIDKKTT; from the coding sequence ATGATAGTTAAAAGACATCAGCCTTTAAATTTTTTCTTTTTGGTAAGCGATGCAATTTCAATCATCATTTCTTTTATATTAGCCTATTTTGTAAGGTTCTTTACTTTTCTTCCTGCTCCAAAAGGTATACCCGAGTTCGGATATTACCTTAATTCCATATTTCTTTTTCTTTTTATTCACATAATTGTATTTCATTTTCAAAGATTTTACAAAATAAAATTAAAAAGACCCAGGTCTGAGGATCTTTTTACAATATTCATCAACATCATAATAACTAATCTGGTTGCTCTTGGATTTTTGAGCTATTTGAGGAGTTACAGATTAACTAAATTTGAAATATCCCATTTATTCCTTCTTGTTTATGCCGTCCTCGGCTTCTTTTTTATTTTCATCTCAAGGGGATTTGTATGGAATACCATAAGAGCAGCTTACAGAAAAAACTACAAAAGAAACACCCTTGTAATAGGAGCAGGGGAGACAGGTCAGATGATAGCTGAAAAAATAAAAAAATACGAAGACCTTGGTTATAAATTTGTAGGTTTTGTGGATGATGAGAAGGGAGGAGAAGACATATTAGGAAAAACCAATCAATTATCTAAGATTGTAAAAGAAATGAACATCAAAGAAATATTTATAGCATTACCCCTGCATCTTTACGATAAGTTTATCGACATCATTAAGATTGCCAATGAAAATATTGTTGAACTGCGTTTAGTGCCTGACATGCTCCAATATCTTACTCTAAAGACAGGAATTGATAAATTTGAAGGTATCCCTGTAATAAATTTAATGGATATCCCTCTTATGGGATGGAAATCTGTCTTAAAGAGAATCATCGATATTATAATTTCTTTTGTCTGCCTGATAATTCTTATCCCTGTATTTTTACTCACCGCTTTATTAATCAAACTAACTTCAAAAGGAAAAATTATATATAAGCAAGAAAGAGTCGGACTCGATGGAAAACAATTTAAAATTTACAAATTCAGAACAATGATTGAGGATGCAGAAAGACAAACAGGTCCTGTTTGGGCTGCAGATGATGACCCGAGAATCACTCCGATAGGGAAAATTTTAAGGAAATTAAGCATAGATGAATTTCCACAACTTTATAATGTTTTGAAAGGGGACATGAGTTTAGTGGGACCAAGACCAGAGAGACCTTATTTTGTCGAGTCTTTCAAAAAATATTTTCCCCATTATATGTTAAGACACAAAGTTAAATCAGGAATGACCGGATGGGCTCAGGCTCATGGTTTAAGGGGAAATA